CGCCTTCTCCGTGATCACCAGGCGGCCGGCGATGGCGCCGTTGGAACGCCCCTCGGCCATGACGGCCAGCACCTCCAGCTCACGCGGGGTCAGCGTGGCGAGCTGGGCGCCGCGGCCGCCGCTGCCCAGCAGCTGCGCCACCACGTCGGGGTCCATCACCGTGCCGCCGGCGGCCACCCGCCGGACCGCGTCGACGAAGTCCCGCACCTCGCCGACCCGGTCCTTGAGCAGGTAGCCCACCGCACCGGCCCGATCGGCGAGCAGCTCGCGGGCGTACACCTGCTCGACGTACTGGGAAAGGATCAGCACCGGCAGCGCGGGCACCGCGCGCCGCGCGGCGATCGCCGCCCGCAGTCCCTCGTCGCGGAACGTGGGCGGCAGCCGCACGTCCACGACCGCCACGTCCGGCCGCACGTCCACCAGCGTGTCGGCCAGGGTGGCGCCGTCGTCGACCGCGGCCACCACCTCGAAGCCGTACGCGGTCAGCATGCGGACCATCCCGTCGCGCAGCAGCACGAGGTCTTCGGCGATCACGACGCGCACGGCAGCTCCGCCTCCACGAGCGTGGGACCACCGGCCGGGCTGGTGACCCGCACGGTGCCGTCGAAGGGCGCCAGCCGCCGCTGGATGCCGCGCAGCCCGGTGCCGCCGGCCGGGTCCGCCCCACCAGATCCATCATCGTGTACGCGCAACCGCAGCGACCCCTCATCGTCCACAACGGACACGGCGATGCGGCTGGCTCCACTGTGCTTGATGGCGTTCGCGAGCGCCTCGGCCACCGTGAAGTACGCCGCGGACTCGACCGGCGCGGCGAGCCGCCGGTCCAGCCGCACGTCGAGGTCGACCGGGATCGAGCTGGCCAGCGCCAGCGCCTGCAGCGCCCCGGGCAGGCCGCGGTCGGCCAGCAGCGGCGGGTGGATCCCGCGTACCAGGTCGCGCAGCTCGCTGGTGGCCTGCCGGGCGCCGGCCCGCGCGTCGGCGAGCAGCGCCTTCGCGGCGTCCGGGTCGGTGTCGAACATGTCCTGCGCCATGCCCAGGTTCATGGTCAGCGCGACGAGCCGGGCCTGCGCGCCGTCGTGCAGGTCACGCTCGATGCGGCGCAGCTCGACGGCCGACGCGTCCACCGCCGCGGCCCGGGTCTGCGCCAGGTGCTCGACCTGGGCGGCCAGGCGTGCGGCAGTGGTCGGCGCGAGCAGCCGGCGGGCGAGCCTGCCCTCCCCCGCGAAGTACGCCCGCGGCCCCCAGTAGGCGGCGAGGACGGCCAGCACGCCGATCGGGATGACGAGGAACGCCGTCTTCCAGTCGGTGATCGGGATCCCCTGGTAGTCGAACCGGGTGTCCCGGGGCACCAGCGCGTAGATCAGCGGCATGAGGATGCCCTGCGCCCCGGTGAGCCACAGGCCGGCCAGCACGATCGCCAGGATGCCGGCCGGCACCTGGACCGCCAGCCAGGCCAGGTCGCGCCAGGTGGCCGGGTCGGTGAGGATCGTCCGGACCCGGCCCAGCACCCCGGCCGGCAGCGGCGCGTACGCCGAGGCGATGGCCGGGGTGCTCCGGCGCCGGCGCGCGCCGGCCATCCGGCGGGTCACCCCGACCACCTCGACCAGGACGGGCAGGCCGAGCCCGCCGACGAGGCACAGGACGAGCGCGACCGGCGTGAGCGGCAGCAGCAAGCTGGCCGCCAGGCCCATCCCGCCGCTGATCAGCAGCTCGCGCAGATCGCGCCCGACCCGCCGCCCCATCGTCCTCACCGAACCCATTCTCACCGAACCCGCCCGACACAGATCAGTGGACATCTACTAATTCATGTTGGATCCGATATTCCGGAGCCTGGACCTTTGCTGGCCAGAACGCGGCCCGGCCCAGCAGCGCCGTCAGCGCCGGCACCAGCAGCCAGCTCAGCACGAACGTGGACAGCAGGATCCCGACCGCCACCGCGAAGCCGACCTGCGCCAGCGTCGCCGACACCGTCAGCGCCCCGAACGACGCCGCCAGGATCACCCCGGCCGCGGCCACCGGCGGCCCGGCCCGGCGCAGCGCCACCGCGGCGGCCTCCCGCGCGGTGCGGCCCTCCCGCATCTCCTCGCGGATCCGGGCGATCATCAGGATGTTGTAGTCGGTGCCGATCGACGCCACGAACATGTAGACGATCAGCGGCATGGTGAAGTCCAGACCGGGCCGTCCGGCGGCGCCCTGGAAGACCAGCACGCACGCGCCCAGCGTGGCGAGGAACCCGCCGACCACCGCGCCGAGCAGGTACAGCGGCGCGAACAGCCCGCGCAGCATCACCAGCAGCACCAGGCCGATCAGCACCCCGGCAGCCGGCAGGATCACCGTCATGTCGGCGCTCACCACGTCCCGCACGTCCGCGAACGTCGACGTCTCGCCCCCGACGTACGCGGTGGTGCCGGGCGGGGCGGCGGCATGTGCGGCCGGGCGCAGCTGGTCCACCACCCCGTCGAGCGCCTCCTCGCTCAGCGGGTCCGCCGCCAGCAGCAGGTCGACCTGGGCGACGTCGCCGTTGACCCGTACGCCGCCGACCTCGCCGACGATGGACACCTCGGTGAGCTTGCGCGCGTACGCCACGGCGGCGTCCTCGGTGATGCCCGGCCCGGTCAGGTAGACCGAGGTAGGGCTCAGCGTGCCGGCCGGGAACCCGGCCTCCAGCTGGGTCATCGCGCGGGCGGACTCGGTGCCACCGGGGATGGATCCGATGTCGTAGCTGGCCTGGTATCCGAGCGCGCCCGCGCCGAGTGCCGCGAGGATCGCCACCGCGGCGAACGCCACCCGCACCGGACGGCGGGCCACCAGCGCACCCGTACGCGCCGCGAGCCCCTCCTTCGGCTCCCGCCGCCACGCCTTCGACGGCCAGAACGCCCGGTGCCCGAGCAGCGCGAACACCGCCGGGATCAGGGTCAGCCCGGCGAACACCATCACGAGTACGGCGATCGCCAGCGCCGGACCGAGGATCTGGAACGACCCGAACCCGGACAGCAGCAGCGCCCCGAACGACACCGCGACCGCGACGGCGGACACCGCGATGGCCTCGCCGACCCGGCCGAGCGCGGACACCATGGCGGTCCGCCGGTCCTCGCCGAGCCGCAGCCGCTCCCGGTACCGGAAGAGCAGGAACACCACGTAGTCCGTGCCCACGCCGAAGAGCACGACGGGCAGCAGGCCGCTGACTGACTCGTCAAGCAGGACGCCGGACGCCTTGGCGGCGAGCGCGAGGAGCGCCACCACGCCCTGGCCGACCAGCGCGATGATCAGGATGTTGAGCAACGCCACCCACGGGCTCCGGAAGATCACCACGAGCAGCACGATGATCATCACCAGCATGCCGGCACTGACCAAAATATCCAATATCTCGGTGTCTTTAGCCACCGCCGCCTCGCCCGTGTAGCCGGCGCGCAACCCCGTTCCCCGTACCAAATCCTGTGTCTTGGCGCGCAGGTCGCCGACGGCGGCCAGGGTCTGCTCGTGATAGGCGCCCTTGGTGAAGGCCACCTGCGCCAACTGCACCTTGCCGTTCGGCGACCGGGCCGCGTCCGACGTCGCCACCTCACGCACCCCGGCGACCCGGGCGTCACTCAGCGCCTGCACGACCTCCGCCGCCTTGGCCCGGTCGCGCCCGTCCAGCACCGCCCCGTCGGCCCGCGACAGCACAAGTACGGCGCTCCCGCCCCCGTCGTCCCCGGTCGGGAACGCCTTCTCGGCCAGCTTCATCGCCTGGGCCGACTCGTAGTGGTCCGGCAGGAAGTCCGCCTCGTTGCTGCCCGAGACCGCCGCCGGCCCCTCCTCCCCAGCACGGCGAAGCTCAGCCCACCCAGCGCGACGACCGCCACCACCCAGGCCAGGATCACCCGGACCGGATGGCGCACCACCGCCGATCCCCATCGCACGAACACTCTCCCGCTCCCTTCACATCGACAAGATCGACGCTAGGGATCGACGCCCGCCCGCTCGATGGTGCACGAACGCGTCTTCCTGGTAGTGCCAGCACCCCCACACCACTCCCCCACGCCGCTCCCCTTCTCCGCCCGCCGCCCAGGGCGGGCCCGCCGATCAAGGGCCTACCCCGCCGATCAAGGGCTTGCCCGCCGATCAAGGGCGAACGGTCGTGCTTCGATCTCCAATCCACGGCCATTTGCCCTTGATCGACGCCAAAGTCCTTGATCGACGGACCCCCGGCGAGCGCGGCGCAGGCCAGACGCGGGCCGAGCGCGAGCCGAGCGCGGGCCGAGCGCCGCGCCGCGCCGCGCCGATCAAGGCTTTTCCCGCCGATCAAGGGCGAACGGTCGTGCTTCGATCTCCGAACCACGGCCATTTGCCCTTGATCGACGCGGAAGTCCTTGATCGACGGACGGACGGACGGACGGGCGCGGCGCGGCCGGGCGCGGACTCCGCGGGCGCGGCGGGCGCGGGTGTGGGTGTGGGTGTGGGTGTGGGTTGGGGCCGTGTGGCGGTGGCGAGATCGGTTACCCACCGCGCTGACTCGCAGGGCCGATAATCGACAGATGGCAATGCATTCGGTACCCCTGGCGATCGGCCTGGACCTCGGCGGCTCAAAGGTCGCGGGCGGGGTGGTCGACGGCACCGGCGCGGTCGTGGAGCGGCTCGCGACCAGCCCCGCGGAGGCGCACACCCCGGAGGACGTGCTGCGTACCGTCCTCGACATCGTGGCCGGGGTGCGGCGACGCCACGCGGTCGACGGCATCGGGATCGGCGTCGCCGGGCTGGTCGACTGGCCGGCGGGCGGGTGCGATGGTCGTTCAACACCGGATACGACGGCATGGAGCTGCGCCGGCTGGTGGCGGACGCCACCGGGCTGCGGGTGGTGGTGGACAACGACGCCAACGCGGCGGCCTGGGGTGAGGCGTACCCGCCCGGCGGGGCCGGGCTGGCTGGCTCGCTGCGCTCGCTTCGGCCCCGGCTGCCGGCAGACTCCGCGCCTGTCGCTCCGCGCCAGACTCCGGACTCCGCCGGCCCCGGGGCCGCCGACGGGTACCTGGCGATGCTGTGCGTGGGCTCGGGCCTCGGCGGCGGCTTCGTCCTCGGTGGTGAGGTCTACCGCGGCGCCACCGGCATCGGGGCGGAAATCGGGCACCTGCCGGTCGACAGTGGCAGCACGGAGCTCTGCGGCTGCGGCTGCGGTCTGGCCGGCAACCTGGGCACGCTGGCCTGCGGGCCGGCGCTCGCCCGCGCGGCACGGCGCGCCGCGGCGGCGGACCCGGACGGCCTGATCGCGCGGCTGGGCCGTGGCCCGCAGGGGGTGACCGGCCAGACCGCCACCGAGGCCGCACGCCTGGGCGACCCGGCCGCCCGCGAACTGTTCGCGCGCATGGGCCACTGGCTGGGCGTCGGCGCGTCCGTCCTGGTGACGCTGCTGGATCTGCGCCGGATCGTGGTCGGCGGTGGCCTCGTCGCGGCCAGTGACCTGTACCTCGACCAGATGCGCGAGACGATGCGGCGACACACCTTCGCCCACGAGCATCGCGAGCTGCCGTCGATCACGCCGGCCCGCCTCGGCGCCGAGGCCGGGTGGGTCGGCGCGGGACTGCTCGCCCTGCACCGCCCACCGCCTACGACCGGCGAGCGGTGAGCAGCAGCGGCGTACTGACCCCGTGCCGTGCGCTCAGGTCGGCGAGGAAGCCGCCCAGCCAGCCGAGCGCGTCCAGCGACCACTCGGCGAGCGTGCCGTGAAAGGTCACCCGGTGCCGGGGCGGGCCGTTCCAGAACCAGTCGTCGAACGGGGGCGCCATCGGCGGCGGATCGGACAGGGAATGCGACTCGCACACGAACGTGTCCTGCTCCTGGCTCATCCACTCCCGCATCCCCGGCGCCGCCGAACGGATGGACGGATCCGTGCCACTGTCCAATGTGACCCGCACCGGCGTCCGCGACAGCGGGTCACCGTCGCCGTACCACGCGGCGGTCTGCAGCGACGGCATGTGGCCGTACGCCGGGCGCGACGACGGGTCGAGACCCTGGACGGGCAGCAACACCTGCACCGCCGTCAGCTCCAGGCGGCCCATCCGCGCCACCGCGTCACCCGCGCAGCGCAGGAACGGCTGCACCGGCAGCGGCCGGCCGGCGGGCACCTCCTCGGCCCCCACCTGAAACCACGCGACCAGTGACGCTCCGGCGTCAGCGAGCGGGTGCTCCCGGTCGGCGTCGTTCATGCCCCACAGGCCCGCCGCCCCGACCTCGTCGAGCCACCCCATGGCGAGCGACCGATGGTAGAACAGCCAGTACGCGTCCCGGTCCGTGTCCGGGTCCAGCCACGGATGCGGCACCAACTCGCCGTACAGCGCCGCGAACATGGTGCCCGCGAACGCGCGCGAACCGGGCGCCGATCCGGGGCGGGCCTCGTCGCTGTTGCCTGTCATCGGCTGTCTCTCCACTCCATGATCCATGCGAGAGGGTGTCCATCGCGGGGCATGTCGTTCGTCGTGGTGGTGAGGTAATCACACCGAACCGAGGAGAGGCGATGCGATATTTGATGCTGGTCTACGTGGACGAATCCGTGGATGAGGGCCCGTCGCAGGTCGTGCCCTGGGTGCAGGAGATGGACGACCGCGGCGTGCGGACGTTCGGTTCCCGGCTGCGCCCGGCCAGCGACACCACCACCATCGAGGTACGCGACGGCGAGGTGCTGCTGTCGGACGGGCCGTTCGCGGAGACGAAGGAGCAGATCGGCGGGTTCGACCTGCTCGAGTGCGCGGACCTGGACGAGGCGATCGAGGTGGCGGCCCGGCACCCCGGGGCCACCGGCGGGCGGATCGAGATCCGGCCGCTCTGGGAGGCGTGAGGCGCCGGCCCGTACGCTGACCGCTCGTGGGTGATCTGGTCGGCACCGTCGCGGCGGCGGTGGGGGTGTTCGCGGGTACGAACGTGGACGACCTGGTCGTGTTGACGGTGCTGTTCCTGGCGGCGCGCACGGCCGGGCGGCCCCGGCCCTGGCAGATCTGGGCCGGCCAGTACGCCGGGATCGGGGTGCTGGTCGCGGTCTCCGCCGTCGCGGCGCTGGGCCTGACGATCGTCCCCGACGGGTGGATCCGGCTGCTCGGGCTGATCCCGCTCGCCTTGGGCGTGCGCGGCCTGATCGCGGCGCTCCGCCACGACGACGACGCGCCGGAGCCGGTGACCGCCTCCGGGCTGCTTTCCGTCGCGGGAGTCACCATCGCCAACGGCGGCGACAACATCTCCGTCTACACCCCGCTGCTGCGCACTATCGGGCTCGCCGGCAGCCTGGTGACGGTCGCCGTGTTCGCCGTGTTGGTCGCGGTGTGGTGTGCGGCCGGGTCCCTGCTCGCCTCCCACCCGAAGGTGATCGCGGGCGCGCGCCGGTACGGCCATTGGATCGTCCCCGCCGTGTTCATCGCCGTCGGCGCGCTCATCCTGGCTGGCTGAGCGCACCGAATCGGACAAAGCCCAGTCAGGATGAGCGCAGGTACGCGAGCACGGCGCGTACCCGGCGGTGGTCGTCGGTGTTGTCGGCGGGCAGATCGAGCTTGGTGAAGATCGAGCTGATGTGCTTGCCGACCACCTTCTCGCTGACGATCAGCGCCCTGGTGATGGCCGCGTTGGAGCGGCCCTCGGCCATGAGGGCGAGCACCTCGCGTTCGCGCGGGGTGAGCCGGGCCAGCGGGCTGCGCCGCCGGGCCAGCAGGTGGCGTACGACCTCCGGGTCGATGACGCAGCCGCCGGCGGCCACCCGCTCGACGGCGTCGACGAAGTCGCGCACCTGCAGGACGCGGTCCTTGAGCAGGTAGCCGACGCCACCGTCCGGAGTGGACGCCAAGAGGGTGTCGGCGTACGCGGCGGCCACGTACTGGCTCAGGATCAGGATGGGCAGGCGGGGATGGTCGCGGCGCAGTGCGAGCGCGGCCCGCAGCCCTTCGTCGGCGAACGTCGGGGGCATGCGCACGTCGGTGACCACGATGTCCGGCGCGTGCTCGGCGACGGCGGCGGCGAGCCCGTCCGCGTCGCCGGCGACGGCGACCACCTCGTGGGAGAAGCGGGCCAGCAGCGCCACCAGTCCCTCGCGCAGCAGCACGGCGTCGTCGGCGATGACTAGGCGAAGCCGGGCCACGGCAGCTCCAGTCTGAGCACGGTCGGCCCGCCGACCGGGCTGGACAGGGTCAGCGCGCCGCCGTGCGCGTCGGCCCGGTCGGCGAGCCCGGTCAGCCCGGTGCCCCGGGCCGGGTCGGCACCGCCGCACCCGTCGTCGCGTACCTCGATGACGAGCCGCGCGCCGCGCCGGCCGCCGCGCACCGCGATCTGGGTGGCGCCGGCGTGCCTGGCGGCGTTGGTGAACGCCTCCGCGACCACGAAGTACGCCGTCGCCTCCACTGTGGACGGCGGCCGGTCGGGCAGGTCCACGGTCACGGTGACCGGCACGGTGGACCGGTCGGCCAGCTCGGCGATCGCGGCGGGCAGGCCGAGGTCGGTGAGGACCCGCGGGTGGATGCCCCGGACCAGCTCGCGCAGCTCGGCCAGGACCGCGCCGGCCTGGTCGGCGGCCCGCCGCACCAGCGGCTTGGCGGCCTCGGCGTCGCCGTCGTCCAGCTCCATCCGGACGGCGACCAGGGTCATGCCCAGTTCCAGCAGGCGCTGCTGGGCCCCGTCGTGCAGGTCCCGTTCGATGCGCCGCCGCTCCACCTCGAACGCGTCGACCAGCCGGGCCCGCGAGCGGG
This genomic stretch from Phytohabitans rumicis harbors:
- a CDS encoding LuxR C-terminal-related transcriptional regulator; this translates as MRVVIAEDLVLLRDGMVRMLTAYGFEVVAAVDDGATLADTLVDVRPDVAVVDVRLPPTFRDEGLRAAIAARRAVPALPVLILSQYVEQVYARELLADRAGAVGYLLKDRVGEVRDFVDAVRRVAAGGTVMDPDVVAQLLGSGGRGAQLATLTPRELEVLAVMAEGRSNGAIAGRLVITEKAVSKHINNILTKLDLPPADDDHRRVLAVLAYLGS
- a CDS encoding sensor histidine kinase; the protein is MGRRVGRDLRELLISGGMGLAASLLLPLTPVALVLCLVGGLGLPVLVEVVGVTRRMAGARRRRSTPAIASAYAPLPAGVLGRVRTILTDPATWRDLAWLAVQVPAGILAIVLAGLWLTGAQGILMPLIYALVPRDTRFDYQGIPITDWKTAFLVIPIGVLAVLAAYWGPRAYFAGEGRLARRLLAPTTAARLAAQVEHLAQTRAAAVDASAVELRRIERDLHDGAQARLVALTMNLGMAQDMFDTDPDAAKALLADARAGARQATSELRDLVRGIHPPLLADRGLPGALQALALASSIPVDLDVRLDRRLAAPVESAAYFTVAEALANAIKHSGASRIAVSVVDDEGSLRLRVHDDGSGGADPAGGTGLRGIQRRLAPFDGTVRVTSPAGGPTLVEAELPCAS
- a CDS encoding MMPL family transporter, with protein sequence MGIGGGAPSGPGDPGLGGGGRRAGWAELRRAGEEGPAAVSGSNEADFLPDHYESAQAMKLAEKAFPTGDDGGGSAVLVLSRADGAVLDGRDRAKAAEVVQALSDARVAGVREVATSDAARSPNGKVQLAQVAFTKGAYHEQTLAAVGDLRAKTQDLVRGTGLRAGYTGEAAVAKDTEILDILVSAGMLVMIIVLLVVIFRSPWVALLNILIIALVGQGVVALLALAAKASGVLLDESVSGLLPVVLFGVGTDYVVFLLFRYRERLRLGEDRRTAMVSALGRVGEAIAVSAVAVAVSFGALLLSGFGSFQILGPALAIAVLVMVFAGLTLIPAVFALLGHRAFWPSKAWRREPKEGLAARTGALVARRPVRVAFAAVAILAALGAGALGYQASYDIGSIPGGTESARAMTQLEAGFPAGTLSPTSVYLTGPGITEDAAVAYARKLTEVSIVGEVGGVRVNGDVAQVDLLLAADPLSEEALDGVVDQLRPAAHAAAPPGTTAYVGGETSTFADVRDVVSADMTVILPAAGVLIGLVLLVMLRGLFAPLYLLGAVVGGFLATLGACVLVFQGAAGRPGLDFTMPLIVYMFVASIGTDYNILMIARIREEMREGRTAREAAAVALRRAGPPVAAAGVILAASFGALTVSATLAQVGFAVAVGILLSTFVLSWLLVPALTALLGRAAFWPAKVQAPEYRIQHELVDVH
- a CDS encoding ROK family protein, with product MRWSFNTGYDGMELRRLVADATGLRVVVDNDANAAAWGEAYPPGGAGLAGSLRSLRPRLPADSAPVAPRQTPDSAGPGAADGYLAMLCVGSGLGGGFVLGGEVYRGATGIGAEIGHLPVDSGSTELCGCGCGLAGNLGTLACGPALARAARRAAAADPDGLIARLGRGPQGVTGQTATEAARLGDPAARELFARMGHWLGVGASVLVTLLDLRRIVVGGGLVAASDLYLDQMRETMRRHTFAHEHRELPSITPARLGAEAGWVGAGLLALHRPPPTTGER
- a CDS encoding YciI family protein, which encodes MRYLMLVYVDESVDEGPSQVVPWVQEMDDRGVRTFGSRLRPASDTTTIEVRDGEVLLSDGPFAETKEQIGGFDLLECADLDEAIEVAARHPGATGGRIEIRPLWEA
- a CDS encoding cadmium resistance transporter, producing the protein MGDLVGTVAAAVGVFAGTNVDDLVVLTVLFLAARTAGRPRPWQIWAGQYAGIGVLVAVSAVAALGLTIVPDGWIRLLGLIPLALGVRGLIAALRHDDDAPEPVTASGLLSVAGVTIANGGDNISVYTPLLRTIGLAGSLVTVAVFAVLVAVWCAAGSLLASHPKVIAGARRYGHWIVPAVFIAVGALILAG
- a CDS encoding response regulator transcription factor, with amino-acid sequence MARLRLVIADDAVLLREGLVALLARFSHEVVAVAGDADGLAAAVAEHAPDIVVTDVRMPPTFADEGLRAALALRRDHPRLPILILSQYVAAAYADTLLASTPDGGVGYLLKDRVLQVRDFVDAVERVAAGGCVIDPEVVRHLLARRRSPLARLTPREREVLALMAEGRSNAAITRALIVSEKVVGKHISSIFTKLDLPADNTDDHRRVRAVLAYLRSS
- a CDS encoding sensor histidine kinase is translated as MERRRIERDLHDGAQQRLLELGMTLVAVRMELDDGDAEAAKPLVRRAADQAGAVLAELRELVRGIHPRVLTDLGLPAAIAELADRSTVPVTVTVDLPDRPPSTVEATAYFVVAEAFTNAARHAGATQIAVRGGRRGARLVIEVRDDGCGGADPARGTGLTGLADRADAHGGALTLSSPVGGPTVLRLELPWPGFA